The DNA window atggggttgggatgggattgaaggGTTTGGGATGAGCTGGTTTTGGGGCTGTCTAAACCGGGCTGGTTTGGGGTTAATTTGGGCTGTTTGGGGTTAATCCCGACTGGTTTAGGATTAATCCTGGCTGTTTGGGGTTAATCCCGGCTGGTTTGGGGCTGTCTAaggctggtttggggctgtCTAAGGCGGGTTTTGGGGTTAATTTGGGCTGTTTGGGGTTAATCCCGGCTGGTTTGGGGCTGTCTAAGGCGGGTTTTGGGGTTAATCCCGGCTCTTTGGGGTTAATCCAGGATTGGGGCTGTCTAAGGCGGGTTTTGGGGTTAATCCTGGCTCTTTGGGGTTAATCCCGGCTCTTTGGGGGTAATCCCGGCTCTTTGGGGTTAATCCAGGATTGGGGCTGTCTAAGGCAGGTTTTGGGGTTAATCCTGGCTCTTTGGGGTTAATCCCGGCTCTTTGGGGTTAATCCAGGATTGGGGCTGTCTaaggtgggttttggggttaaTCCTGGCTCTTTGGGGTTAGTCCCGGCTCTTTGGGGTTAATCCAGGATTGGGGCTGTCTAAGGCGGGTTTTGGGGTTAATCCTGGCTCTTTGGGGTTAATCCCAGCTCTTTGGGGTTAATCCAGGATTGGGGCTGTCTaaggtgggttttggggttaaTCCTGGCTCTTTGGGGGTAATCCCGGCTCTTTGGGGTTAATCCAGGATTGGGGCTGTCTaaagtgggttttggggttaaTCCTGGCTCTTTGGGGTTAATCCTGGCTCTTTGGGGTTAATGCAGGATTGGGGCTGTCTAAGGCGGGTTTTGGGGTTAATTTGGGCTCTTTGGGGTTAATTTGGGCTCTTTGGGGTTAATCCAGGATTGGGGCTGTCTAAGGCGGGTTTTGGGGTTAATCCCGGCTCTTTGGGGGTAATCCTGGCTCTTTGGGGTTAATCCAGGATTGGGGCTGTCTAAGGCAGGTTTTGGGGTTAATCCCGGCTCTTTGGGGTTAATGCAGGATTGGGGCTGTCTAAGACGGGTTTTGGGGTTAATCCCGGCTCATTGGGGTTAATCCAGGTTTGGGGCTGTCTAAGGCGGGTTTTGGAGTTAATCCTGGCTCTTTGGGGTTAATCCCAGCTCTTTGGGGTTAATCCCGGCTCATTGGGGTTAATCCCGGATTGGGGCTGTCTaaggtgggttttggggttaaTCCCGGCTCTTTGGGGTTAATCCTGGGTCTTTGGGGTTAATCCAGGATTGGGGCTGTCTaaggtgggttttggggttaaTCCCGGCTCTTTGGGGTTAATCCCGGCTCTTTGGGGTTAATCCAGGATTGGGGCTGTCTaaggtgggttttggggttaaTCCCAGCTCATTGGGGTTAATCCCGGCTCATTGGGGTTAATCCTGGATTGGGGCTGTCTaaggtgggttttggggttaaTCCCAGCTCATTGGGGTTAATCCTGGCTCTTTGGGGTTAATCCAGGATTGGGGCTGTCTaaggtgggttttggggttaaTCCCGGCTCATTGGGGTTAATCCCGGATTGGGGTTGTCTGAGGCGGGTTTTGGGGTTAATCCCGGCTCTTTGGGGTTAATCCCGGCTCTTTGGGGTTAATCCAGGATTGGGGCTGTCTaaggtgggttttggggttaaTCCTGGCTCTTTGGGGTTAATCCTGGCTCTTTGGGGTTAATCCCGGCTCTTTGGGGTTAATCCAGGATTGGGGCTGTCTAAGGCGGGTTTTGGGGTTAATCCTGGCTCTTTGGGGTTAATCCCGGCTCTTTGGGGTTAATCCAGGATTGGGGCTGTCTAAGGCGGGTTTTGGGGTTAATCCTGGCTCTTTGGGGTTAATCCCGGCTCTTTGGGGTTAATCCAGGATTGGGGCTGTCTAAGGCGGGTTTTGGGGTTAATCCTGGCTCTTTGGGGGTAATCCCGGCTCTTTGGGGTTAATCCTGGCTCTTTGGGGGTAATCCCGGCTCTTTGGGGTTAATCCAGGATTGGGGCTGTCTAAGGTAGGTTTTGGGGTTAATCCTGGCTCTTTGGGGTTAATCCTGGCTCTTTGGGGTTAGTCCCAGCTCTTTGGGGTTAATCCAGGATTGGGGCTGTCTAAGGCGGGTTTTGGGGTTAATCCCGGCTCTTTGGGGTTAATGCAGGATTGGGGCTGTCTAAGACGGGTTTTGGGGTTAATCCCGGCTCATTGGGGTTAATCCAGGTTTGGGGCTGTCTAAGGCGGGTTTTGGAGTTAATCCTGGCTCTTTGGGGTTAATCCCGGCTCTTTGGGGGTTAATCCTGGCTCATTGGGGTTAATCCCGGATTGGGGCTGTCTaaggtgggttttggggttaaTCCCAGCTCATTGGGGTTAATCCTGGCTCTTTGGGGTTAATGCAGGATTGGGGCTGTCTAAGACGGGTTTTGGGGTTAATCCCGGCTCTTTGGGGGTTAATCCTGGCTCTTTGGGGTTAATCCTGGATTGGGGCTGTCTaaggtgggttttggggttaaTCCTGGCTCTTTGGGGTTAATCCTGGCTCTTTGGGGTTAATCCAGGATTGGGGCTGTCTAAGGCGGGTTTTGGGGTTAATCCTGGCTCTTTGGGGTTAATCCTGGCTCTTTGGGGTTAATCCCGGCTCTTTGGGGTTAATCCAGGTCCAGCGCTGTGCGGAGCTGCTCAGCCGCGCCCGGCGGCCGCTGGTGCTCGTGggcagccaggccctgctgccccccacGCCGGCCGAGGAGCTGCGGTGAGCGGCcggactgggagggactgggatggactgggagggattgggagggactgggataCATTaggatggactgggagggattgggagggactgggataCATTaggatggactgggagggaatgggagggattgggatgaactgggagggATTgggtgggattgggatggactgggaggaaCTAGGAAGGAGTGGGAGGgattgggagggactgggagggactgggatacattgggagggactgggatggactgggagggactgggaggcattgggaggggattgggagggactgggagggattgggatggactgggaaggactgggagagatTTAGGATGGACTGGGATCTGGATGGAGCTGATTTTGGGGCCAAATGGAGCCGTTTTTGGGGCCAAACCGAGCCATTTTTGGGGCCAAACCGAACCAGTTCGGGATGAAACCGAGCCAGTTTTGGGTCCAAACTGAGCCAGTTTAGGCCCCCAGTTGAGCTGATTTTGAGGCCAAACGGAGCCAGTTTGGGATCTGGATGGAGCCAATTTTGGGTCCGAACAGAGCCAGTTTGGGATCTGGATGGAGACGATTTTGGAGCCAAACGGAGCCAGTTTGGGGCCAAACGGAGCCAGTTTGGGATCAGGATGGAGCCGATTTTGGGGCTAAACGGAGCCAGTTTGGGATCAGGATGGAGCCAATTTTGGGGCCAAACCGAGCCAGTTTGGGATCAGGATGGAGCCGTTTTTGGGGCCAAACCGAGCCAGTTTGGGATCTGGATGGAGCCGTTTTTGGGGCCAAACCGAGCCAGTTTGGGATCAGGATGCAGCCACTTTTAGGGCCAAACGGAGCCAGTTTGGGATCAGGATGGAGCCGATTTTGGGGCTAAACGGAGCCAGATTGGGATCTGGATGGAGCCGATTTTGGATCCAAATGGAGCCGTTTTTGGGTCCAAACCGAGCCAGTTTGGGATCAGGATGGAGCTGATTTTGGGTTCAAATGGAGCCAATTTTGGATCCAAACCGAGCCAGTTTGGGATCAGGATGGAGCCGTTTTTGGGTCCAAACGGAGCCAGTTTGGGATCAGGATGGAGCCGTTTTTGGGTCCAAACGGAGCTGTTTTTGGGTCCAAACCGAGCCAGTTTGGGATCTGGATGGAGCCAATTTTAGGGCCAAACTGAGCCAGTTTGGGTCCAAACCGAGCCAGTTTGGGATCAGGATGGAGCCGATTTTGGGTTCAAATGGAGCCAATTTTGGATCCAAACCGAGCCAGTTTGGGATCTGGATGGAGCCGTTTTTGGGTCCAAACGGAGCCAGTTCGGGATCTGGATGGAGCCGTTTTTGGGTCCAAACGGAGCCGTTTTTGGGTCCAAACCGAGCCAGTTTGGGATCTGGATGGAGCCAATTTTGGGGCCAAACTGAGCCAGTTTGGGTCCAAACCGAGCCAGTTTGGGATCAGGATGGAGCCAATTTTGGATCCAAACGGAGCCGTTTTTGGGTCCAAATGGAGCCAGTTTGGGATCAGGATGGAGCCGTTTTTGGATCCAAATGGAGCCGTTTTTGGATCCAAATGTAGCCATTTTTGGATCCAAATGTAGCCACTTTTGGGTCCAAACCGAGCCAGTTTGGGTCCAAACGGAGCCAGTTTGGGATCTGGATGGAGCCATTTTTGGATCCAAATGTAGCCATTTTTGGATCCAAATGTAGCCACTTTTGGGTCCAAACCGAGCCCGTTTGGGTCCAAATGGAGCCAGTTTGGGATCAGGATGGAGCCGTTTTTGGATCCAAATGTAGCCATTTTTGGATCCAAATGTAGCCACTTTTGGGTCCAAACCGAGCCCGTTTGGGTCCAAACGGAGCCAGTTTGGCCCCCCCAGGCCGTTCCCACTGacccctcccctgtccccagctcgGCCCTGGagtccctgggtgtcccctgctACCtgggcggggcggcgcgggggctgCTGTCCCCCGAGTGTCCCCTGCTGCTGCGGCAGAACCGCCGCGACGCCCTGCGCGACGCCGACCTCGTGCTGCTGGCAGGTAcctgtggggacacggggacagccccgagcgtcccctgtcccctcctgagccctcgctgtcccctccccaAGGGACAGTCTGCGATTTCCGCCTGTCCTACGGCCGCCTCTTCGGCCGCGGCACCGCCGTGGTGGCCGTCAACCGCAACCGGACGCAGCTGCTGCGCAATTCCGACGTCTTCTGGAAGCCGCGGCTGGCCCTGCAAGGTCaggggggcagtggggacacAAATCGGGACTTTGGGGCCACAAATCGGGACTTTGGGGTCACAAGTGAGGTGGTTTTGGGTCAGaatgaggtggttttgggtCAAACCGCGACCGGACGCAGCTGCTGCGCAATTCTGACGTCTTCTGGAAGccggggacagtggggacacaaGTGAGGCAGTTCGGGGTCAAAAAGAGGCGGTTTGGGGTCAAAATGAGGCGGTTTGGGGTCAAAAAGAGGTGGTTTTCGGGTCAAAAAGAGGCGGTTTGGGGTGAAAATGAGGCGGTTTTGGGTCAAACCGCAACCGGACGCAGCTGCTGCGCAATTCCGACGTCTTCTGGaagctggggacagtggggacacaaATCGGGACTTTGGGGACACAAATCGGGACTTTGGGGTCACaaatgaggtggttttgggtCAGAATGAGGCGGTTTTGGGTCAGAATGAGGCGGTTTGGGATCAAAATGAGGTGGTTTGGGCCAGAATGAGGTGGTTTGGGGTCAGAAATGAGGTGGTTTGGGCCAGAATGAGGCGGTTTTGGCATCAGAATGAGGCAGTTTTGGGTCAAACGGCGACCAGACGCAGCTGCTGCGCAATTCCGACGTCTTCTGGAAGCCGCGGCTGGCCGTGCAAGGTCaggggggcagtggggacacAAATCGGGACTTTGGGGACACAAATTGGGACTTTGGGGTCACAAGTGAGGCAGTTTTGGGTCAGaatgaggtggttttgggtCAAAAAGAGGCGGTTTTGGGGTCAGAATGAGGCAGTTTTGGGTCAAACCGCGACCGGACGCAGCTGCTGCGCAATTCCGACGTCTTCTGGAAGccggggacagtggggacacaaATCGGGACTTTGGGGACACAAATCGGGACTTTGGGGTCACAAATGAGGTGGGTTTGGGTCAGAATGAGGCGGTTTTGGGTCAGAATGAGGCGGTTTGGGATCAAAATGAGGTGGTTTGGGCCAGAATGAGGTGGTTTGGGGTCAGAAATGAGGTGGTTTGGGCCAGAATGAGGCGGTTTTGGCATCAGAATGAGGCAGTTTTGGGTCAAACGGCGACCAGACGCAGCTGCTGCGCAATTCCGACGTCTTCTGGAAGCCGCGGCTGGCCCTGCAAGGTCaggggggcagtggggacacAAATCGGGACTTTGGGGCCACAAATCGGGACTTTGGGGTCACAAGTGAGGTGGTTTTGGGTCAGaatgaggtggttttgggtCAAACCGCGACCGGACGCAGCTGCTGCGCAATTCTGACGTCTTCTGGAAGccggggacagtggggacacaaGTGAGGCAGTTCGGGGTCAAAAAGAGGCGGTTTGGGGTCAAAATGAGGCGGTTTGGTGTCAAAAAGAGGTGGTTTTCGGGTCAAAAAGAGGCGGTTTGGGGTGAAAATGAGGCGGTTTTGGGTCAAACCGCAACCGGACGCAGCTGCTGCGCAATTCCGACGTCTTCTGGAAGccggggacagtggggacacaaATCGGGACTTTGGGGACACAAATCGGGACTTTGGGGTCACaaatgaggtggttttgggtCAGAATGAGGCGGTTTGGGGTCAGAATGAGGCGGTTTTGGGTCACaatgaggtggttttggggtcaAAAAGAGGCGGTTTTGGGTCAGAAtgaggcagttttggggtcaAACTGAGGCAGT is part of the Corvus moneduloides isolate bCorMon1 chromosome 32, bCorMon1.pri, whole genome shotgun sequence genome and encodes:
- the ILVBL gene encoding acetolactate synthase-like protein isoform X3, with amino-acid sequence MSPSPPMDLVAGLGCACAGLVALALLVVAQRLGLLYRLCHKVDTASPRHGGELVAEVLRAHGVRFLFTLPGGHISPVLVACEKLGIRVVDTRHEATAVFAADAVSRLSGRIGVAAVTAGPGVTNTVTAVKNAQMAESPLLLLGGAAATLQKGRGALQDIPQVPLFRTLCKAALSVRAVRDIVPTLRRAIATAMEGTPGPVFVELPIDVLYPFHVVQKEIGGPKTPRGLRGKLVQWYLGNYLQDLFAGAWEPRDPTPLPLRVPTAAPEQVQRCAELLSRARRPLVLVGSQALLPPTPAEELRSALESLGVPCYLGGAARGLLSPECPLLLRQNRRDALRDADLVLLAGTVCDFRLSYGRLFGRGTAVVAVNRNRTQLLRNSDVFWKPRLALQGQGGSGDTNRDFGATNRDFGVTSEVVLGQNEVVLGQNEAVLGQNEAVWDQNEVVWARMRWFGVRMRQFWVKPRPDAAAAQFRRLLEAGDSGDTNRDFGDTNRDFGVTNEVGLGQNEAVLGQNEAVWDQNEVVWARMRWFWVRMRWFWVKPRPDAAAAQF